ATCGAACTGGCCAATTTTCCGGACTTCGACCGGGTTTTCGTGAAATGCCTCGGCTTCTGATCCCGGCAATGGACAGCGAACCACGAGAAGAGCCCATGCGGCTGGGCGTCATTGCCTGCACCGCCCTCAAGCCCGAACTCGAGCGCCTGCTGGCGCCGCTACCGGAGGTGAGCCGGGTCATCTACCTCGAAGCCGCCCTGCACAACCATCCGCAAAACATGCGGCAGCGGCTCAAGGCGGAGATCCGCGCCCTGGCGCCCCTGGTGGACGCGATCTTCCTCGGCTACGGCTTCTGCCGCTCCCTGCGCGGCTTGGAGCGTGAATTCGACGTGCCCGTCATCCTGCCGCAAATCGACGACTGCATCTCGTTGCTGCTGACCCCGCAGCGCCACGCCGAGGAAATCCGCCGCGAGGCCGGCACCTGGTTCATGCCGCCCGGCTACGCCGAGGTAAGCGCCCAGATGGTGATCGAGGCTCTCAACCTGGACCGCCTCGCCCGCCACGGCAAGGACCCCATGGCCATGGCGCGGCGTCTGTTCACCCATTACCGGCGGGGGCTCTTCATCGACACCGGCGTGGGCGACCGACAGGCGCTGCTGGCCGGAGCGCGTCGATTCTGCGAGGACTTCAACCTCACCCTCGAAACCACCACGGCCAATACCCGCTTGCTGGAATTCTGGCTGGGCAAGGCCCGAGCGGCGGCCGCTCAGGCGGCCAAAGGTCGCCGCGCCGGACAAAGTGCAGCTGGAAAAGATGGGCCGGCCCTGCCGGGCGTCGGCGACGTTTCATTCTGATGGCATGGATTCAAAGGAGGAGATGGACCGATGTGGCGCAAAAAAGGCATGGCCTGGGTCTACCTGGCCGGCGTATTGCTGGCCATCCGGTGGCTGGCCAATCATTTCATCACGGACCGACTGCTGCAAGACAAGGTGGCGCTGTTTTACCTGGCGGCCATATTTCTCGGCAGTCTGGTCATCGTCGGCGGTCGAAAAGGCCTGAAAACGATCGTCACCCTGTCGGTGACGGTCCTGCTCATCCTCAAGGTGCTGCTACCCCTGATCCTGGCGGGATACAACCCGGCCCTGGTCGCCATCCTGACCTGCGAGGTCATCACCGTCATGGCCCTGCTGTTCGTAAGCGGCTTCAACCACAAGACCCTGGCCGCCATTATCGGAACCAGCGGCGGCATAGGCGTCGCGGGCTTGCTGGCCTTTGCCATCGGTTCCATGGCCCACCTCACCGGCCTGGGCAACGACGAAGCCATCCATTTGATCCTCTATAGCCGCAACCTCGATTTCAGGGGACTGCTGTTCGCGGGCATCATCATCGGCGCCATGGGAGCCGTTATGGATGTGGGTATTTCCATATCCTCGTCCATCCACGAAATCAGGACCACCAACCCCGGCATGGCGACGGGCAGCCTGGTGAGTGCGGGCATGAATGTCGGGCGGGACATCATGGGCACCATGTCGAACACCCTGATACTTGCCTATGTCGGCAGCAGCCTCAACCTGCTGCTTTTGTTCACCACCTACGATATCCCCCTGAACGAAATCATCGGACGCGACAACCTCGCCGCGGAAATCGTCCGGGCCCTGGCCGGCAGCGTCGGGCTCATTGCCACCATTCCCATTACCGCTCTCACGGCGGGAATGCTGGCAGAAAAGAGCGCCCCAAAGACCTAAGCGGCTCGTCACAGGTCAAGATCGGGCACACCCGGCCGACCAGGTCGAGAATCTTTTCGAGCTGTAACAGGACCAGGAATTTCGACCCCCGGCTGCGGTCATACCCCGCCCAGCGCCGCATGAGGAACCAAAGGAGAACCAATGGGGACATTGCTATCCAGTCAATGTTAGAGCCCAACCTAAGTGGTGTAACAATGCACCGCCCTGGCAATTGAACATTAATTGACCGTCCTTCGCCCTTTTCAATTCGATCGTCAACATTATGGCAAAACCGGGTTGCGCAGCCCGCTAGCGAGGCCGACTTCAGCACCGGTTGCGCTAAAAAAAACCATCATGCCGGTGTAAAATACCTTTAAATATTTAATAAGTAGGCATTTTTTCTCCGCCAGTCCACCCAGGCAAAAGGCTGTCAGCAGCTGGCACACTCCTTGCGACCCCCCCCGTGACACATTCGGCGAACTGGCCGGCGGCAGGCAACGCCCGGATTCATATTAACTTGCACCCCTTAAGACGGGGAGGGAGAAAACTTCCATGCTTGATCTCACGATGATTGACCAGGTGACCATCATTCTCTATCTGGGATGCGTCCTGGGCGTCGGCCTCTGGGCAGGAAGGCGGGTGAACGATCTGGAGGAGTATGCGGTGGCCGGCCGCAACTATACCGCCCCGATCATCGCCGCGACCTTGTCCGCCTCCTTCATCGGCGGCGGTTTCACCATGGGGAATGCCGAAAAGGTCTTCACCATCGGTATCGTCAATATCGTGGCACTTTGGGGTTTCAGTCTCAAGGAAGTGCTGGTGGCCCGCTTCATCGCTCCCAGATCGGGCCGCTTTCCCAAGGCGATCTCCGTGGGCGACGTGATGGAGGTCGACTACGGTAAAACCGGCAAGTTCATCACGGGAATTTTTTCCGTGCTGTTGTGCGCCGGCATTCTGGGTGCCCAGATCGGGGGTATGGGATACCTTTTCAATCTGTTTCTGGGACTGTCGGTGCCGACCGGCATCATGATCGGCATGGGCATCATCATCCTGTACGACACCATCGGCGGCATGCGGGCGGTGGTTGCCACGGATGTGCTGCAGTTCGGGGTGCTGGCCATCGGCATGCCCCTGGTGCTGTTTTTGGGGATCAAGCAACTGGGCGGTCCGGGCGAGCTTCTGGCGCAGGTGCCGGACGGCCATTTAGAATTTTTCAGCAACATGACGCCGGTCCAGTTCGGTTCCCTGTTCCTGACCTTCGTGCTGGGCGAAACCCTGGTCCCTCCCTACGTGCGGCGGCTGTTCATCAGCCGCGACATCAAGGCCATCTCCCGGGGCACGCTCTGGAGCGGGCTCTTTTCGGTGCCGTTTTTCGCCATTTCCGGCGGCATCGGCCTGGTCGCGCTGGTTCTCAAACCCGACCTCAATCCCAACCTGGCAATTCCC
This portion of the Syntrophotalea acetylenica genome encodes:
- a CDS encoding DUF1638 domain-containing protein, producing MRLGVIACTALKPELERLLAPLPEVSRVIYLEAALHNHPQNMRQRLKAEIRALAPLVDAIFLGYGFCRSLRGLEREFDVPVILPQIDDCISLLLTPQRHAEEIRREAGTWFMPPGYAEVSAQMVIEALNLDRLARHGKDPMAMARRLFTHYRRGLFIDTGVGDRQALLAGARRFCEDFNLTLETTTANTRLLEFWLGKARAAAAQAAKGRRAGQSAAGKDGPALPGVGDVSF
- a CDS encoding YibE/F family protein: MWRKKGMAWVYLAGVLLAIRWLANHFITDRLLQDKVALFYLAAIFLGSLVIVGGRKGLKTIVTLSVTVLLILKVLLPLILAGYNPALVAILTCEVITVMALLFVSGFNHKTLAAIIGTSGGIGVAGLLAFAIGSMAHLTGLGNDEAIHLILYSRNLDFRGLLFAGIIIGAMGAVMDVGISISSSIHEIRTTNPGMATGSLVSAGMNVGRDIMGTMSNTLILAYVGSSLNLLLLFTTYDIPLNEIIGRDNLAAEIVRALAGSVGLIATIPITALTAGMLAEKSAPKT
- a CDS encoding sodium:solute symporter family protein; protein product: MLDLTMIDQVTIILYLGCVLGVGLWAGRRVNDLEEYAVAGRNYTAPIIAATLSASFIGGGFTMGNAEKVFTIGIVNIVALWGFSLKEVLVARFIAPRSGRFPKAISVGDVMEVDYGKTGKFITGIFSVLLCAGILGAQIGGMGYLFNLFLGLSVPTGIMIGMGIIILYDTIGGMRAVVATDVLQFGVLAIGMPLVLFLGIKQLGGPGELLAQVPDGHLEFFSNMTPVQFGSLFLTFVLGETLVPPYVRRLFISRDIKAISRGTLWSGLFSVPFFAISGGIGLVALVLKPDLNPNLAIPFVVEGVLPIGMRGLVIAGILAVVMSSADSFLNSASVAFVNDIVNPLRKEKLSDRTGLLWARLATLITGSLAIIIAIRIQSLLDILLFAYNFWSPIILVPLAATLLGFKSTPRAFICGAAAGLVGVFGWNHLLGTPGGFDGLLIGVFANFLVFCLVNRLDMVTLECVEECGE